The following are from one region of the Paenibacillus sp. KS-LC4 genome:
- a CDS encoding LysM peptidoglycan-binding domain-containing protein, which yields MITNKHHEYGIWLSYNNQESGFQLPVNPAELQISDATSGKSYDVSGLGEINVIQSPKLTEISFDSFFPAPGANYSFIASETLLEPYVYLTLIQDWMKKKRPIRFIFTGASFDLNLAVSIEKFEWREAAGSGDIEYSLGLKKYVFYKARPVEINKSQKKGSKKERQTKETPKTYTLVRGDTLIGVARKQLGNESRWKEIQKLNGIADSELRRLQIGRVLKLPG from the coding sequence ATGATTACGAACAAGCATCACGAGTACGGTATTTGGCTCAGCTATAATAATCAGGAAAGCGGCTTTCAACTGCCGGTTAATCCGGCTGAGCTGCAAATTAGCGACGCAACTAGCGGCAAATCTTACGACGTATCTGGTCTTGGCGAAATTAATGTGATTCAAAGCCCGAAGCTGACGGAGATTTCCTTCGACAGCTTTTTTCCTGCGCCCGGAGCGAATTATTCGTTTATCGCCAGTGAGACGCTGCTTGAGCCCTATGTTTATTTGACCTTGATCCAGGACTGGATGAAAAAGAAACGTCCGATCCGCTTTATTTTCACAGGTGCCTCCTTCGATCTGAATCTTGCCGTCAGCATTGAGAAGTTTGAATGGCGGGAAGCGGCGGGCTCTGGTGATATTGAATACAGCCTTGGACTGAAGAAGTATGTGTTCTACAAGGCAAGGCCTGTAGAGATTAATAAAAGCCAAAAGAAGGGCAGCAAGAAAGAGCGACAGACGAAGGAAACCCCGAAAACCTATACGCTCGTAAGAGGCGATACGCTCATTGGGGTAGCCCGAAAGCAACTCGGTAACGAGTCGCGTTGGAAGGAAATACAGAAGCTGAATGGCATCGCCGATTCTGAGCTGCGCAGGCTGCAAATCGGCAGGGTGCTGAAGCTGCCGGGGTGA
- a CDS encoding DUF2577 domain-containing protein, protein MMALLDAIKKAGAAAHASGNPVAVLIGRVTGTNPLEVNVDQRFTLSEDFLIIPEGVSDVQRIRRALEVNDIVLLLRIQGGQQFVVLDRVSA, encoded by the coding sequence ATGATGGCACTGCTTGATGCGATTAAAAAAGCGGGCGCTGCCGCCCATGCGTCGGGAAATCCCGTCGCTGTGTTAATCGGCCGGGTAACCGGCACAAATCCTCTGGAGGTGAACGTTGACCAACGTTTCACGCTTTCGGAGGATTTTTTAATTATTCCGGAAGGCGTGAGCGATGTGCAGCGGATTCGCCGCGCTTTGGAAGTGAATGATATTGTGCTGCTGCTTCGGATTCAAGGCGGACAACAGTTTGTCGTGCTGGATCGGGTGAGCGCATGA
- a CDS encoding DUF2634 domain-containing protein — MIPQGAVIGELETETAIEPSRTYYIDFANKRMSGMTDGLSAIKQAVFKILQTERYRFFIYSFDYGSELDLLNESSHLYVRSELKRRVTEALLADDRIAEVTDFELTVEGDKAAVSFTVVTDEGSFKEEVMARV, encoded by the coding sequence ATGATTCCACAAGGTGCAGTAATTGGCGAGCTGGAGACCGAAACGGCGATTGAGCCTAGCCGGACGTATTATATCGATTTTGCCAATAAGCGTATGTCCGGCATGACCGATGGCCTCAGTGCAATTAAGCAGGCTGTTTTCAAAATTTTGCAAACGGAGCGATATCGCTTTTTTATCTATAGCTTTGATTATGGCTCCGAGCTGGATTTATTGAATGAATCCTCTCATCTCTATGTGCGATCCGAGCTCAAGCGGCGCGTTACTGAAGCGCTGCTGGCGGATGATCGCATAGCAGAAGTGACCGATTTTGAACTGACGGTTGAGGGGGACAAGGCAGCGGTGAGTTTTACGGTAGTAACCGATGAAGGAAGCTTTAAAGAGGAGGTGATGGCCCGTGTATGA